Within the Phosphitispora fastidiosa genome, the region CAGCAGTAGCTGCCCGCCTTGGCGTAAACTTCAGGATCGCCAGAGCTTCGTCAACCTTTTTCCCCCTGATTAAATCTACTACCTGTCTTACCTTCCGAGGGGAAATGCGGATGTGCTTTGCCGTCGCACGCGCTTCTGACATAAAATATACCCCCTCTCACTATTTAAGGGAAGTGGATCGCTCTGTATGGGATCCGTGTCCCCTGAAAAATCTTGTTGGCGCAAATTCACCCAGCTTGTGACCTACCATATCCTCGGTAATATATATCGGAACATGTTTCCGACCATCATGTACAGCAATTGTATGTCCGATCATCTGTGGGAAAATAGTCGATCTCCTTGACCATGTCTTGAGAACCTTTTTTTCGTTCTTTTCATTCATTGCTTCGATTCTCTCTAAAAGTCTTTC harbors:
- the rpsS gene encoding 30S ribosomal protein S19, whose product is MARSLKKGPYVSERLLERIEAMNEKNEKKVLKTWSRRSTIFPQMIGHTIAVHDGRKHVPIYITEDMVGHKLGEFAPTRFFRGHGSHTERSTSLK